In one Dermatophilaceae bacterium Sec6.4 genomic region, the following are encoded:
- the trpC gene encoding indole-3-glycerol phosphate synthase TrpC, with amino-acid sequence MGTVLDDIISGVREDLATRRRDTDLSELSRVAAQLPPALDAQSALGGTGSVALIAEVKRRSPSKGELADIPDPADLAAAYEAGGASVISVLTEQRRFGGSLADLDAVRARVAVPVLRKDFMVDPYQVTEARAHGADLILLIVAALDDTLMRDLYQQAGDLGMTALVEVHNEVELTRAVDLGAAVIGINARNLKTLDVDPHAFARLAPLLPTDRIKVAESGIATGSDVRVIAAAGADAMLVGEALVIGGSPRETAQILIDAGREVPV; translated from the coding sequence GTGGGCACCGTTCTGGACGACATCATCTCCGGGGTCCGCGAGGACCTGGCGACGCGTCGACGTGACACCGACCTCAGCGAGTTGTCGCGGGTCGCAGCGCAGCTGCCTCCCGCACTGGACGCGCAGAGCGCGCTGGGCGGCACTGGGTCTGTTGCGTTGATCGCCGAAGTCAAACGACGCAGCCCCAGCAAGGGCGAGTTGGCTGATATCCCGGACCCCGCCGACCTGGCTGCGGCCTACGAGGCCGGTGGCGCGAGCGTCATCTCGGTACTGACCGAACAACGCCGCTTCGGGGGGTCGCTCGCCGATCTGGACGCTGTCCGAGCCCGGGTCGCCGTGCCCGTACTGCGTAAAGACTTCATGGTGGACCCCTACCAGGTCACCGAGGCACGCGCGCACGGAGCGGATCTGATCCTGCTGATCGTCGCTGCCCTGGACGACACCCTGATGCGCGATCTGTACCAGCAGGCGGGCGACCTCGGCATGACGGCGCTGGTAGAGGTGCACAACGAGGTGGAACTGACTCGGGCGGTGGATCTGGGTGCAGCTGTGATCGGGATCAACGCCCGGAATCTGAAGACACTGGACGTCGACCCGCACGCGTTCGCGCGCCTGGCGCCACTGCTACCCACCGACCGCATCAAGGTCGCCGAGAGTGGTATTGCCACCGGTTCCGACGTACGCGTGATAGCTGCTGCAGGTGCCGACGCAATGCTGGTCGGCGAGGCACTGGTGATCGGTGGATCGCCCCGTGAGACCGCACAAATTTTAATCGACGCAGGCCGTGAGGTGCCCGTATGA
- a CDS encoding TIGR03085 family metal-binding protein — translation MQNIAQQERAALVSTMLAIGPDAPTLCGDWLTRDLAAHLVLRERRPDAALGAVLPALAGRTARIQKGMAEGDWNALLEQIRTGPPRWHPAAIAKIDDATNTGEFFVHHEDVLRGAPGWERRVPSPQLSKALWSALPQIGRLALRTVRVGVVANSPGVGRRSLKKPKDGHGSVVLTGEPGEIFLSIFGRDTVAQVEFEGSDADVAAYQGASRGV, via the coding sequence ATGCAGAACATCGCCCAGCAGGAACGTGCCGCCCTCGTATCGACCATGCTCGCCATCGGACCGGATGCTCCGACGCTGTGTGGGGACTGGCTCACCCGCGATCTCGCAGCGCACCTGGTGCTGCGTGAACGTCGCCCGGACGCTGCCCTGGGCGCGGTACTTCCCGCACTGGCGGGCCGGACCGCACGCATTCAGAAGGGGATGGCCGAGGGCGACTGGAACGCTCTGCTGGAGCAGATCCGCACCGGCCCGCCGCGCTGGCACCCTGCCGCGATCGCCAAGATCGACGACGCCACCAATACCGGCGAGTTCTTCGTGCACCACGAGGATGTGCTGCGTGGGGCACCCGGGTGGGAACGTCGCGTTCCGTCCCCACAGTTGTCGAAGGCCCTCTGGTCGGCACTGCCGCAGATCGGCCGGTTGGCGTTGCGCACCGTCCGCGTGGGAGTGGTCGCGAATTCCCCCGGCGTCGGCCGTCGTTCGCTGAAGAAGCCCAAGGACGGTCACGGCAGCGTCGTGCTGACCGGTGAGCCGGGCGAGATCTTCCTGTCGATCTTCGGTCGCGACACCGTCGCCCAGGTCGAGTTCGAAGGATCGGACGCCGACGTGGCGGCCTACCAGGGCGCGTCGCGCGGCGTGTGA
- a CDS encoding Trp biosynthesis-associated membrane protein has protein sequence MTSKRSVFFLGLVAVLLLLLAASRTWVHGNIADAVLEQSKVAIGGSGAAPLVPAGALMGAAAVIALLTAGRIARLIATFATALAGVLAMIGALLVVNDPAAVVRARAATSTGRTGEAVVNGSLTFWPWVAVLGAAVLVAVAIQAGIGGRRWNGLSSRYDAPTAKVAQTSAWDRLSAGEDPTVDDPRDDGAHSA, from the coding sequence ATGACCAGCAAACGGTCCGTCTTCTTCCTCGGACTGGTCGCGGTGCTGCTGCTGTTGCTGGCAGCCAGCAGAACATGGGTGCACGGAAATATCGCCGACGCGGTGCTGGAGCAGTCGAAGGTGGCGATCGGTGGCTCCGGTGCGGCGCCCTTGGTTCCGGCGGGCGCATTGATGGGGGCGGCGGCCGTCATCGCCTTGTTGACAGCGGGTCGGATCGCCCGCCTGATCGCAACGTTCGCCACCGCGCTGGCGGGAGTGCTGGCCATGATCGGCGCACTCCTGGTCGTCAACGACCCGGCAGCGGTGGTGCGTGCCCGTGCTGCGACGTCCACCGGTCGCACCGGCGAAGCCGTGGTGAACGGCTCGCTGACCTTCTGGCCGTGGGTCGCAGTTCTCGGTGCGGCCGTGCTGGTCGCCGTCGCGATCCAGGCCGGAATCGGGGGTCGGCGGTGGAACGGTTTGTCCAGCAGGTACGACGCCCCGACGGCGAAGGTCGCCCAGACCTCGGCGTGGGACCGGCTCAGCGCCGGCGAGGATCCGACCGTCGATGACCCACGGGACGATGGGGCTCACTCAGCCTGA
- a CDS encoding ABC transporter ATP-binding protein, with amino-acid sequence MSSTDAPSTTRSFGPVLRIVGTGFRRQPRALAVSVVGSVLYGVMTVFTARVIGHLISSVVTPAVQAGRVTAGQVWTIVWQLGIVVLLIAVGVVLRRVGAGVAYYNLNADYRRQVTRQYLRLPLSWHHRHPSGQLLSNANADVEAAWGIFQPLPLALGVVVMLIVGVTEMLRIDIWLGLIGLLVFPTLFVVNTVFRAMVSPRATRAQQLRGEVSEVAHESIEAALVVKSMGREDQETQRFAERTNELRGAAIEVGRVMGIFDPVIDAIPTLGTLAVLAVGTARVQSGDLSAADVVQVAYLFSLLAFPVRSIGWVLGNLPITLVGWRRVDTVLSAQGSMQYGRKDLPSDGSGALAMGHIDFSYEVGGHANLSGQAEQKPTTRVQVLHDVTLDLPAGSLTAVVGPTGSGKSTLTNVALRLVDPSSGVVLIDGIHLTDVRRHGISAAATLVSQDTFLFDDTVLGNITLGGGYDDADVQRALRVAQADGFVGELTDGLYTRVGERGATLSGGQRQRIALARAVIRSPHLLVLDDATSAVDPTVEVAILDGLRADAAQRGSNSTTLVVAYRLSTICLADAVVYVERGRVVDTGTHLELMQRCTPYAHIVSAYADDVEHRAELADRAKLVDRAKMAEAESNEADLELDLFDETAHQR; translated from the coding sequence ATGTCTTCGACCGATGCACCTTCCACGACGCGGTCGTTCGGTCCGGTGCTACGCATCGTGGGTACGGGCTTCCGCAGGCAGCCACGCGCGTTGGCCGTGTCGGTGGTGGGATCGGTCCTCTACGGCGTGATGACGGTGTTCACCGCCCGGGTGATCGGTCACCTGATCAGCAGCGTCGTGACACCCGCTGTGCAGGCGGGACGGGTGACCGCCGGCCAGGTGTGGACCATCGTGTGGCAACTCGGAATCGTGGTGCTGCTGATCGCGGTCGGCGTCGTGCTGCGCCGGGTCGGAGCCGGGGTGGCCTATTACAACCTCAACGCCGATTACCGCCGCCAGGTCACCCGGCAGTACCTGCGGTTGCCACTGTCCTGGCATCACCGCCACCCTTCGGGTCAGCTGCTCTCGAACGCGAATGCCGATGTGGAGGCTGCGTGGGGGATTTTCCAGCCGTTGCCGCTGGCCCTCGGCGTCGTGGTGATGCTGATCGTCGGTGTTACCGAGATGCTGCGGATCGACATCTGGCTCGGGCTGATAGGCCTGCTGGTGTTTCCGACGCTGTTCGTGGTCAACACGGTCTTCCGGGCCATGGTCTCGCCCCGGGCGACCAGGGCTCAGCAGCTACGTGGGGAGGTCAGCGAGGTCGCCCACGAGAGCATCGAGGCCGCGCTCGTGGTGAAATCCATGGGCCGCGAGGACCAGGAGACGCAGCGGTTCGCCGAGCGGACCAACGAGCTGCGCGGCGCCGCGATCGAGGTCGGTCGGGTGATGGGCATCTTCGACCCGGTCATCGACGCCATCCCCACCCTCGGCACCCTCGCGGTGCTCGCAGTCGGTACGGCGAGGGTGCAGTCCGGAGACCTCAGCGCCGCCGATGTCGTACAGGTCGCGTACCTGTTCTCCCTGCTTGCCTTCCCGGTGCGCTCGATCGGGTGGGTACTCGGCAACCTGCCCATCACCCTGGTCGGATGGCGCCGGGTAGACACGGTGCTGTCCGCTCAAGGGTCGATGCAGTACGGGCGCAAAGACCTTCCCTCCGACGGATCCGGCGCACTCGCAATGGGCCATATCGACTTCTCCTACGAGGTCGGTGGGCACGCGAACCTCTCAGGGCAGGCAGAGCAGAAGCCCACCACCCGGGTACAGGTGCTGCATGACGTCACGCTCGATCTGCCGGCTGGTTCGCTGACCGCGGTGGTGGGCCCGACCGGCTCGGGCAAATCCACTTTGACCAACGTCGCCCTCCGACTCGTCGACCCGAGCTCCGGGGTGGTGCTCATCGACGGGATCCACCTGACCGACGTCCGTCGGCACGGGATCAGCGCGGCAGCGACCCTGGTCTCGCAGGACACCTTCCTCTTCGACGACACCGTGCTGGGCAACATCACCCTCGGTGGCGGGTACGACGACGCAGATGTGCAGCGGGCGTTGCGGGTCGCGCAGGCCGACGGGTTCGTCGGTGAGCTCACCGACGGCCTCTATACCCGCGTCGGCGAACGCGGCGCCACCCTGTCCGGTGGGCAACGTCAGCGGATTGCCCTGGCCCGCGCTGTGATCCGCTCCCCTCACCTGCTCGTACTCGATGACGCCACCTCGGCGGTGGATCCCACAGTGGAGGTCGCAATCCTGGACGGACTACGCGCCGACGCAGCGCAACGCGGAAGCAACAGCACCACCCTGGTGGTGGCCTACCGGCTGTCCACCATCTGCCTCGCGGACGCAGTCGTCTACGTCGAACGCGGCCGGGTGGTCGACACCGGCACCCACCTGGAGCTGATGCAGCGGTGTACTCCGTACGCACACATCGTCAGCGCGTACGCCGACGACGTCGAGCACCGAGCCGAACTCGCCGACCGGGCCAAGCTGGTCGACCGCGCCAAGATGGCCGAGGCGGAATCGAACGAAGCCGATCTGGAGTTGGACCTGTTCGACGAGACGGCGCATCAGCGATGA
- a CDS encoding PH domain-containing protein: MSGAGTGTPYDVFRPHRSRIVAVVSAVACVVVFTLVAFTVPRGGVSGWAGADSTMLVLFGVVVALILMRYAQVRAVPTTEGVQVRNLMSTRTVAWTEVVNVQFGGGTPWLVLELDDTEHLAVMAIQRSDGERADAEAGRMAALVQVHSTVERS, encoded by the coding sequence ATGAGCGGCGCAGGCACCGGGACACCGTACGACGTCTTCCGCCCACACCGTTCGCGGATCGTCGCGGTCGTTTCGGCGGTCGCGTGTGTGGTGGTGTTCACGCTGGTGGCCTTCACCGTGCCGCGTGGCGGGGTGAGCGGCTGGGCCGGCGCCGACTCGACCATGCTGGTTCTCTTCGGGGTGGTGGTCGCGTTGATCCTCATGCGGTACGCGCAGGTCCGGGCGGTGCCCACCACGGAAGGTGTGCAGGTACGCAACCTGATGTCAACGCGCACCGTGGCCTGGACCGAGGTGGTCAATGTGCAATTCGGCGGTGGCACCCCGTGGCTGGTCCTGGAGCTGGATGACACCGAGCATCTCGCTGTGATGGCCATCCAGCGCTCGGACGGTGAGCGCGCCGACGCCGAGGCCGGCCGAATGGCCGCGCTCGTCCAGGTGCACTCCACCGTCGAACGCAGCTGA
- a CDS encoding anthranilate synthase component I, with protein sequence MNITGLHAETPFGQDWPSLEVFTELARDRRVIPVVRRLLADAETPLGVYRKLARDEPGTFLLESAEHGGVWSRYSIVGVASRATLTERDGQAHWIGSPPVGVPTAGDPARALTETLAELATPRIPGLPPLTGGMVGVVTYDAVRRFEALPDTGRDQLGLPEISMMLATDLAVLDHSDGSILLIANAVNYDSRPEGVERSYFDAVARVERMQADLTRPARSAVSAPEVLEREPVSTHTRGQYHDMVEQAKEAIRAGEAFQIVVSQRFSVPCTADALDVYRALRASNPSPYMYLLRVPLADGSTYDIVGSSPEALVKVEGQRVTTHPIAGSRPRGKTPEDDQRLSSELVADPKERAEHLMLVDLSRNDLQRVCAPGSVETVQFMQTRFYSHIMHLESTVVGQLRSGLTAYDVLVATFPAGTLSGAPKPRAMALIDRYEGIRRGVYGGVVGYLDFAGDADLAIAIRTAVIKDGVAYVQAGAGIVADSVPESEYQETWNKARAALRAVAMAQGMRGVS encoded by the coding sequence ATGAACATCACCGGGCTGCATGCCGAGACCCCGTTCGGGCAGGACTGGCCCTCGCTGGAGGTGTTCACCGAGCTGGCCCGCGACCGTCGGGTGATCCCCGTCGTACGACGTCTGCTCGCCGACGCCGAGACCCCTCTCGGGGTCTATCGCAAGTTGGCGCGCGATGAACCGGGCACCTTCCTGCTGGAGTCCGCCGAGCACGGCGGGGTTTGGTCGCGCTATTCCATCGTCGGGGTCGCCAGTCGCGCCACCCTCACCGAGCGCGATGGCCAGGCGCACTGGATCGGGTCACCCCCGGTGGGGGTACCGACAGCAGGCGATCCGGCACGGGCACTCACGGAGACGCTGGCAGAGTTGGCGACCCCGCGAATCCCCGGTCTGCCGCCGTTGACCGGTGGGATGGTCGGCGTGGTGACCTACGACGCCGTGCGCCGGTTCGAGGCGTTGCCCGATACGGGTCGCGACCAGCTCGGGCTGCCCGAGATCAGCATGATGCTGGCCACCGACCTGGCGGTCCTGGACCACAGTGACGGGTCGATCCTGTTGATCGCCAACGCCGTCAACTACGACAGCCGCCCCGAGGGTGTCGAGCGGTCCTACTTCGATGCGGTGGCCCGGGTCGAGCGGATGCAGGCGGATCTGACCAGACCTGCCCGCAGTGCGGTGTCGGCGCCCGAGGTGCTCGAGCGCGAGCCGGTCAGCACCCATACGCGCGGGCAGTACCACGACATGGTCGAGCAGGCCAAGGAAGCGATCCGCGCCGGTGAGGCCTTCCAGATCGTGGTCTCCCAACGGTTCAGCGTTCCGTGCACGGCCGACGCACTCGACGTCTACCGGGCATTGCGCGCCAGCAACCCGAGTCCCTACATGTATCTGCTGCGGGTGCCGCTGGCCGACGGCTCGACCTACGACATCGTCGGGTCGAGTCCGGAGGCTCTGGTGAAGGTCGAAGGGCAACGCGTCACCACCCACCCGATTGCCGGTTCCAGACCGCGCGGCAAGACCCCCGAGGACGATCAGCGACTCAGTAGTGAACTCGTCGCCGACCCCAAGGAGCGCGCCGAACACCTGATGCTGGTCGACCTGTCGCGCAATGATCTGCAGCGGGTGTGCGCGCCGGGCAGCGTCGAGACCGTCCAGTTCATGCAGACCCGCTTCTACAGCCACATCATGCACCTGGAATCGACCGTCGTCGGCCAGTTGCGCTCGGGGTTGACCGCGTACGACGTACTGGTCGCGACCTTCCCTGCCGGCACTCTGTCCGGCGCCCCCAAACCCCGCGCGATGGCGCTGATCGACCGATACGAGGGTATTCGGCGGGGTGTCTACGGCGGCGTCGTGGGATACCTGGACTTCGCAGGGGATGCCGATCTGGCGATCGCCATCCGCACCGCGGTCATCAAGGACGGCGTCGCGTACGTACAGGCCGGTGCCGGCATCGTGGCCGATTCAGTGCCGGAGAGTGAGTATCAGGAGACCTGGAACAAGGCCAGGGCTGCGCTACGCGCCGTGGCGATGGCGCAGGGCATGCGGGGGGTGTCATGA
- the hisI gene encoding phosphoribosyl-AMP cyclohydrolase, giving the protein MSATPLATADLLASLKRDDHGLVAAIVQQHDTGEVLMLGWMDDEALRRTLAQGRVTFWSRSRGEYWRKGDTSGHVQYLQSAALDCDGDALLLRVEQVGAACHTGERSCFHRLVAGDPR; this is encoded by the coding sequence GTGTCTGCAACCCCCCTCGCCACTGCTGACCTGTTGGCTTCTCTCAAACGCGACGACCACGGACTGGTGGCGGCAATCGTCCAACAGCACGACACCGGCGAGGTGCTCATGCTGGGCTGGATGGACGACGAGGCATTGCGTCGCACCCTGGCGCAGGGACGGGTGACGTTCTGGTCGCGCAGCCGGGGCGAATACTGGCGCAAGGGCGACACCTCCGGCCACGTCCAGTACCTGCAGTCTGCTGCTCTGGACTGCGATGGTGACGCGCTGCTGTTGCGGGTCGAGCAGGTCGGCGCGGCGTGCCACACCGGCGAACGCAGCTGCTTCCACCGCTTGGTCGCCGGAGATCCGCGATGA
- the hisF gene encoding imidazole glycerol phosphate synthase subunit HisF, with amino-acid sequence MSVAIRVIPCLDVDAGRVVKGVNFENLRDAGDPVELARRYDAQGADELTFLDVTASSGDRATTYDVVGRTAEQVFIPLTVGGGVRGVDDVDRLLRSGADKVGINTGAIARPQVIAEIADRFGAQVLVLSADVRRAPDGHFEVTTHGGRQSAGIEAVQWCAEAARLGAGEILLNSMDTDGTRDGFDLELIAAVRAEVTVPLIASGGAGCPGHFVDAVRAGADAVLAASVFHFGQFTIADVKAALSEAGYPVR; translated from the coding sequence TTGAGCGTCGCGATCCGGGTCATCCCGTGCCTCGACGTCGACGCCGGACGGGTCGTCAAGGGCGTCAACTTCGAGAACCTGCGCGACGCCGGCGACCCGGTCGAACTGGCCCGCCGGTACGACGCACAGGGAGCCGACGAGCTGACCTTCCTGGACGTCACCGCGAGTTCCGGCGACCGCGCGACGACCTACGACGTGGTGGGCCGGACCGCCGAGCAGGTGTTCATCCCCTTGACGGTCGGCGGCGGAGTGCGCGGCGTCGACGACGTGGACCGGCTGCTGCGCAGCGGCGCCGACAAGGTCGGCATCAATACCGGAGCCATTGCCCGCCCGCAGGTCATCGCCGAGATCGCGGACCGCTTCGGTGCCCAGGTGCTGGTCCTGTCCGCCGATGTGCGTCGCGCTCCCGACGGACACTTCGAGGTCACCACACATGGCGGTCGACAGTCGGCAGGGATCGAGGCCGTCCAGTGGTGCGCCGAGGCTGCCCGGCTCGGGGCCGGGGAAATCCTGTTGAACTCGATGGACACCGACGGCACCAGGGACGGATTCGACCTGGAGCTCATTGCTGCAGTGCGCGCAGAAGTGACGGTCCCGCTGATTGCGAGCGGTGGTGCTGGATGTCCCGGGCACTTCGTGGACGCGGTGCGCGCCGGTGCGGATGCGGTGCTGGCGGCCTCGGTCTTCCACTTCGGCCAGTTCACCATTGCCGACGTCAAGGCAGCCCTGAGCGAAGCGGGATACCCCGTCCGCTAG
- a CDS encoding ABC transporter ATP-binding protein: protein MSAAPTKAATGAAVPDARTAGVGDTDHLSTWSILKRGLAISPELGRGAPITLGLALLATLGQVLVPVAVQQTTDKGILAKGGPDVGLVLRFVLLVAVAVVVTSFASYAVNLRLFRSSESGLATLRITGFRRIHDLSMLTQSSERRGSLVSRVTSDVDQISKFVQSSGLTLIVSSAQILIASALMLFYSPELTGVVWLCFIPLFILLRRFQAVVGRAYLAVRERVGDMLGAISESVVGATTIRAYGVEDRTAERVDVAVEAHRLSAINAQVRTVSAFVTGQLVAGITTISSLAVGTVLAAHGRLSLGELVAFLFLVNLFTQPVQTATENLNELQNAVAGWRRVIGLIDTPADVPDPGAGGVDLPAGPVRVQLRGIDFAYPGGPQVLHGIDLDLAPGSRVAIVGETGSGKTTIGKLLTRLMDPVSGTVLLNGVDVRRIRFPSLRSRVVLVPQEGFLFDAPLVDNVRFARPEITDAQVGEAFRILGLGDWLAGLPAGLATAVGQRGESLSAGERQLVALVRAYLAGPDLLLLDEATSAVDPATEVAIQRALESLSRGRTSIAIAHRLSTAEAADEVVVVDRGRVVQRGPHAELVTQAGSVYARMHASWTAQQSR from the coding sequence ATGAGCGCCGCCCCCACGAAGGCCGCCACCGGTGCTGCAGTCCCTGACGCCCGGACAGCAGGCGTCGGTGATACCGATCACCTGAGCACCTGGAGCATCCTCAAGCGCGGCCTCGCTATCTCCCCGGAGCTGGGCCGCGGCGCCCCGATCACTCTTGGGCTGGCGCTGCTCGCCACGCTCGGGCAGGTACTCGTGCCGGTCGCGGTGCAGCAGACCACCGACAAGGGGATCCTGGCGAAGGGCGGGCCCGACGTGGGGTTGGTGCTGCGTTTCGTGCTGCTGGTGGCGGTTGCCGTCGTAGTGACCAGCTTCGCGTCGTACGCGGTCAACCTGCGACTTTTCCGGTCCTCCGAGAGTGGCCTGGCGACGTTGCGGATCACCGGTTTCCGACGCATCCACGATCTGTCGATGCTCACCCAGAGCTCCGAACGGCGCGGCTCACTGGTGTCGCGGGTGACCAGTGACGTGGATCAGATCTCCAAGTTCGTGCAGTCCAGCGGTCTGACCTTGATCGTCTCCAGCGCACAGATCCTCATCGCGAGTGCGCTGATGCTCTTCTACAGTCCTGAGCTCACCGGGGTGGTGTGGCTCTGCTTCATCCCGTTGTTCATCCTGCTGCGCCGCTTCCAGGCGGTCGTCGGCCGCGCCTATCTTGCGGTTCGCGAGCGGGTCGGCGACATGCTCGGCGCGATCTCCGAATCGGTGGTCGGGGCAACGACCATCCGCGCGTACGGGGTCGAGGACCGGACGGCGGAGCGGGTCGACGTTGCGGTCGAGGCGCACCGCCTGTCTGCCATCAACGCCCAGGTCCGCACGGTCAGCGCCTTCGTCACCGGACAGCTGGTCGCCGGCATCACCACCATCTCCTCCTTGGCGGTGGGTACGGTGCTCGCGGCGCACGGGCGACTCTCGTTGGGTGAGTTGGTGGCTTTTCTCTTCCTGGTCAATTTGTTCACCCAGCCGGTGCAGACCGCGACCGAGAACCTCAACGAGCTGCAGAATGCGGTCGCTGGATGGCGTCGGGTGATCGGGTTGATCGACACGCCCGCCGATGTGCCCGATCCCGGCGCCGGCGGAGTCGACCTGCCCGCTGGTCCGGTACGGGTACAGCTGCGCGGTATCGACTTCGCCTACCCCGGCGGCCCGCAGGTGCTGCACGGCATCGACCTGGATCTTGCGCCCGGCTCTCGGGTGGCGATCGTGGGGGAGACCGGCTCCGGCAAGACCACGATCGGCAAGTTGCTCACCCGACTGATGGATCCGGTGAGTGGCACCGTGTTGCTCAACGGGGTCGACGTACGTCGAATCCGTTTCCCCTCGTTGCGGTCCCGTGTGGTGCTCGTTCCGCAGGAGGGCTTCTTGTTCGATGCCCCACTGGTCGACAATGTGCGTTTCGCGCGACCGGAGATCACCGACGCGCAGGTTGGCGAGGCATTCCGGATCCTCGGCCTGGGTGACTGGCTCGCCGGGCTGCCCGCCGGGCTCGCGACAGCGGTGGGTCAACGCGGTGAGTCGTTGTCTGCCGGCGAACGTCAGCTCGTCGCGTTGGTGCGGGCCTACCTGGCCGGCCCGGATCTGCTGCTCCTGGATGAGGCGACCTCCGCAGTGGACCCCGCGACCGAGGTCGCGATCCAACGTGCCCTGGAGAGCCTCTCGCGCGGTCGCACCTCGATTGCGATCGCGCACCGGTTGTCCACCGCCGAAGCCGCCGACGAGGTGGTCGTCGTCGATCGTGGGCGGGTGGTGCAGCGTGGACCGCATGCCGAGCTGGTCACGCAGGCCGGGAGCGTCTATGCCCGGATGCATGCGTCGTGGACGGCCCAGCAGTCCCGCTGA
- a CDS encoding HGxxPAAW family protein, producing the protein MAEEHENHGHSVAAWSMVGLLIVASLLISLGVGFDQTWLDIAGAILVVIAIVVGKGLSAAGFGAPALKAPGEQDTRDLPTQAQTGVH; encoded by the coding sequence ATGGCCGAGGAACACGAAAACCACGGGCACAGTGTCGCGGCCTGGAGCATGGTCGGTCTGCTCATCGTGGCGTCCCTGCTGATCTCGCTGGGGGTGGGCTTCGACCAGACCTGGCTGGATATCGCCGGGGCGATCCTCGTGGTGATCGCCATCGTGGTGGGCAAAGGGCTCAGCGCTGCGGGTTTCGGCGCACCCGCCCTGAAGGCGCCGGGCGAGCAGGACACCCGCGACCTACCGACCCAGGCCCAGACCGGAGTGCACTGA
- the trpB gene encoding tryptophan synthase subunit beta: MTTLSPQPVNKTAPAPGLGRFGAFGGRYVPEALVAALEELDECRTTAMADPAFIGELTELHRSYTGRPSILTSVPRFAQHCGGARVILKREDLNHTGSHKINNVLGQALLARRMGKTRVIAETGAGQHGVATATAAALLGLECIVYMGKVDTERQALNVARMRLLGAQVVPVEHGSRTLKDAVNEAFRDWVANVDGTHYVLGTVTGPYPFPEMVRDFHRIIGVEARAQMLDEHGRLPDAVLACVGGGSNAMGIFHRFIDDADVRLVGLEGGGAGVASGRHASRFSGQAQPGVLHGAYTYVLQDEDGQTVDSHSVSAGLDYPSIGPEHAFLRDSGRAEYRAVTDVDAMEAFRLLSQTEGIIPAIESAHALAGAMQVGRELGPEGVILVNLSGRGDKDVQTAASWFGLIDDDATTPSADSPRPADVDAATGGGESES, encoded by the coding sequence ATGACCACTCTTTCACCGCAACCCGTCAACAAGACCGCTCCTGCACCCGGCCTGGGCCGGTTCGGGGCGTTCGGTGGCCGGTATGTTCCCGAGGCTCTGGTCGCGGCGCTGGAGGAATTGGATGAATGCCGGACCACGGCAATGGCCGACCCGGCCTTCATCGGCGAACTCACCGAGCTGCACCGCTCCTACACGGGGCGGCCGAGCATTCTGACGAGTGTTCCGCGGTTCGCGCAGCACTGTGGGGGAGCGCGGGTGATCCTCAAACGGGAGGACCTCAACCACACCGGCTCGCACAAGATCAACAATGTGCTGGGTCAGGCGTTGCTCGCCCGTCGGATGGGTAAGACGCGCGTGATCGCCGAGACCGGCGCGGGGCAGCACGGTGTCGCGACGGCGACGGCGGCCGCGCTGCTGGGGTTGGAGTGCATTGTCTACATGGGCAAGGTCGATACAGAGCGGCAGGCGCTGAACGTCGCGCGCATGCGGCTCCTCGGTGCGCAGGTCGTGCCGGTCGAGCACGGTTCGCGGACCCTCAAGGATGCAGTGAACGAGGCGTTCCGCGACTGGGTGGCCAACGTCGACGGCACGCATTACGTGCTCGGCACCGTGACCGGTCCGTATCCGTTCCCCGAGATGGTCCGCGACTTCCACCGCATCATCGGCGTCGAGGCACGCGCTCAGATGCTCGATGAACACGGCCGCCTTCCGGACGCCGTGCTGGCCTGTGTCGGCGGTGGCTCCAACGCGATGGGTATCTTCCATCGCTTCATCGACGACGCCGACGTACGACTGGTGGGTCTGGAAGGTGGCGGCGCGGGCGTTGCCTCTGGTCGGCATGCATCGCGATTCAGCGGTCAGGCACAGCCGGGCGTGCTGCACGGCGCCTACACCTACGTCCTGCAGGACGAGGACGGCCAGACCGTCGATTCGCACTCGGTCTCGGCCGGCCTGGACTACCCCAGCATCGGACCCGAGCACGCCTTCCTACGCGACAGCGGGCGGGCCGAATACCGCGCGGTCACCGACGTGGACGCGATGGAGGCCTTCCGGCTGCTGTCCCAGACCGAGGGCATCATTCCGGCGATCGAGAGCGCCCATGCGTTGGCGGGCGCCATGCAGGTGGGCCGCGAACTGGGCCCCGAGGGTGTGATCCTGGTCAATCTCTCGGGCCGGGGTGACAAGGACGTGCAGACCGCGGCCTCCTGGTTCGGGTTGATCGATGATGACGCGACGACACCGTCGGCGGATTCGCCGCGGCCCGCAGACGTAGATGCCGCCACGGGTGGCGGGGAGAGTGAATCGTGA